The following are encoded together in the Nitrospiraceae bacterium genome:
- a CDS encoding mechanosensitive ion channel has product MAYSLLNIMALLDHFIDTLPKFFPILLVLALVSTGLWVAHWFFFRRNGGLKEEDRFSARVGMLLLVGIGVVLILLALPLDKETHKELFQLLALLITAVITLSSTTFVSNALAGFMLKGMKSFRLGDFLRVENQFGRVTERGLFHTEIQTEERDLTTLPNLFLVSHPITVLRSSGTIVSATVSLGYDISHKTIEKLLSDAALAAKLKDPFVHIMELGDYSVTYRVSGFLSEVKQLLSARSNLRAQILTTLHGAGIEIVSPVVMNQRRLEDGIRVLPPQSSELPHAEEKMVESNPESLIFDKADVMAQIEALKEQREAIREEITVLEAQAKSKKEHIGPWIEQRITRIRQEEERLSLQIQQAEAAKIE; this is encoded by the coding sequence GTGGCGTACAGTCTGCTTAACATTATGGCCCTTCTTGACCATTTTATTGATACCCTCCCGAAATTTTTCCCAATTTTACTCGTCCTCGCACTGGTCAGTACAGGTTTATGGGTGGCCCATTGGTTCTTCTTCCGCCGAAATGGCGGACTGAAGGAGGAAGACCGATTTTCAGCCCGTGTAGGAATGTTGCTGCTGGTGGGCATCGGAGTTGTTCTTATTCTCCTGGCCCTTCCTCTCGACAAAGAAACTCACAAAGAGCTTTTCCAGTTATTGGCGCTGCTGATCACAGCGGTCATTACCCTTTCTTCCACGACCTTCGTCTCGAATGCCCTGGCAGGCTTTATGTTGAAGGGGATGAAAAGTTTTCGGTTGGGTGATTTTCTTCGCGTGGAAAATCAATTCGGACGGGTCACAGAACGAGGCTTGTTTCACACGGAAATACAAACAGAAGAACGCGACCTCACGACTCTTCCCAACTTATTTTTAGTTTCTCATCCGATTACCGTCCTTCGTTCCTCAGGCACGATTGTCTCCGCCACGGTGTCGTTAGGATATGATATCTCCCACAAGACCATTGAAAAACTCTTATCGGATGCCGCCCTTGCCGCCAAACTCAAAGACCCGTTTGTCCATATTATGGAACTTGGGGATTATTCGGTCACCTATCGAGTGTCCGGGTTTTTAAGTGAGGTCAAGCAATTGCTCAGTGCACGATCGAACCTTCGCGCACAAATACTCACCACGCTGCATGGTGCGGGAATCGAAATTGTTTCCCCTGTGGTCATGAATCAACGCCGGTTGGAGGATGGCATTCGGGTTTTGCCCCCCCAATCTTCCGAATTGCCGCATGCAGAAGAAAAGATGGTGGAGAGTAATCCTGAATCACTGATCTTTGACAAAGCCGATGTCATGGCACAGATCGAAGCACTAAAAGAGCAACGTGAAGCAATTCGGGAGGAAATTACTGTATTGGAAGCTCAAGCCAAATCAAAAAAAGAACACATCGGCCCCTGGATTGAACAACGGATAACGCGCATTCGACAGGAAGAAGAGCGTCTCTCCCTCCAGATTCAACAAGCCGAAGCAGCAAAAATCGAGTAA
- a CDS encoding response regulator, producing the protein MFSGQSYRGGVLVVDDEAAICKVVRMALEKDGYYVVDAEDGAQAIRILNEGEHPVAIDVIITDIRMPTINGIEAIKYFQREYPSLPLIVLTGFPDIDLATQLMKQGIIDYLVKPVDRKKLHTAVADAIASRHLNWFA; encoded by the coding sequence ATGTTTTCCGGCCAGAGCTATCGGGGCGGAGTCCTGGTCGTTGATGATGAAGCCGCTATTTGCAAAGTCGTTCGAATGGCATTGGAAAAAGACGGCTATTACGTGGTGGACGCGGAAGACGGCGCGCAAGCCATCCGTATTCTCAACGAAGGAGAACATCCGGTGGCGATTGATGTCATCATCACGGATATTCGGATGCCCACTATCAATGGCATAGAAGCCATAAAATATTTTCAACGGGAATACCCCAGCCTGCCGTTGATCGTCCTGACCGGGTTTCCCGATATCGATCTGGCCACGCAGCTCATGAAACAAGGAATAATTGATTATTTGGTCAAACCGGTCGATCGGAAAAAACTACACACCGCCGTGGCCGATGCCATAGCCTCACGACATCTTAACTGGTTTGCCTAA
- a CDS encoding CBS domain-containing protein produces the protein MATIGQFMTRNLSFVTEDASIQEAATHMHNQRIGSLLVKQESEFSGIVTETDVVRAVAEHPAQVERLKVKELMSSPIITVDRNMSVHYARDLMADRKIRHLAVTGENGNIVGIISVRDLLAYFKTVAKDLKIPEEDR, from the coding sequence ATGGCCACGATTGGGCAATTCATGACACGGAATCTGAGTTTTGTGACTGAAGATGCCAGTATTCAGGAAGCGGCGACACATATGCATAACCAGCGGATTGGTTCCTTGTTGGTTAAGCAGGAGTCTGAATTTTCCGGAATCGTGACTGAAACGGATGTCGTGCGCGCGGTCGCTGAACACCCTGCCCAAGTTGAACGCTTGAAGGTGAAGGAACTGATGTCCAGCCCGATCATCACCGTAGACAGAAATATGTCTGTCCATTATGCCCGGGATCTCATGGCCGATCGGAAAATACGCCATTTGGCTGTCACCGGAGAAAATGGAAACATCGTCGGTATTATATCGGTGCGAGACCTTTTGGCCTATTTTAAAACCGTTGCGAAGGACCTCAAGATACCTGAAGAGGATAGGTGA
- a CDS encoding L,D-transpeptidase: MRGWGSGRQPAKRPAVWLAAGALIMLSFLIVAWWQADRLPEVFPSQLESLDRQAWSLGAEAYFPERYRAFHLDIITLRTQWRREQARWWPTTDTYTLQAAYQNMLQEGSTLLKASTHQKFTRHQQLTTALETERRQVTRLRALTGIFDVRRNLRNLSVTEGLLNQADSRLAEDSGKQAHILLRQARESLAPIEGQAISQMKRYGTVSQLAKWNHWVANTLDWSSRTGGTAIVVIKASRHLIVYRNGKPLRRFSIDLGFSGLQDKLQEGDGATPEGQFRILQKKGPGFTKFHKALLLNYPTNAHRQRFLEAKSKGGLPAHRGIGGLIEIHGQQPDGNSTTNGCVALLNADMDAVFHLAEEGTPVTIVGALQPDNWVVKALGEITNHARQRIPLPSDSPTVRYRHDYSKKAL; the protein is encoded by the coding sequence ATGCGAGGATGGGGCTCTGGCCGACAACCAGCCAAACGACCAGCCGTTTGGCTGGCGGCTGGAGCTCTCATCATGCTTTCTTTCCTGATTGTTGCCTGGTGGCAGGCAGATCGCCTTCCCGAAGTCTTCCCATCTCAGCTTGAATCCCTTGACCGCCAGGCTTGGAGCCTTGGGGCGGAAGCCTATTTCCCGGAACGATATCGCGCATTTCACCTGGACATCATCACGCTTCGAACGCAATGGCGGAGAGAACAAGCACGTTGGTGGCCCACCACCGACACCTATACGCTTCAGGCAGCCTACCAAAACATGCTGCAAGAAGGCTCGACCCTTCTTAAAGCCTCCACACACCAAAAATTCACCCGGCACCAGCAACTGACAACTGCCCTGGAGACGGAACGTCGCCAAGTCACCCGTCTCCGTGCATTAACCGGTATATTTGATGTTCGACGAAACCTACGGAACCTATCGGTAACAGAGGGATTGCTGAATCAGGCAGACTCTCGACTCGCAGAAGACAGCGGCAAGCAAGCGCATATTCTCCTTAGACAAGCAAGAGAATCTCTTGCACCCATCGAGGGTCAAGCCATTTCCCAAATGAAACGGTATGGGACCGTCTCACAACTGGCCAAATGGAACCATTGGGTCGCCAACACCCTGGATTGGTCTTCAAGGACAGGTGGCACGGCTATCGTGGTCATTAAAGCCTCCCGCCATCTCATAGTCTATCGGAATGGAAAACCCCTTCGCCGTTTTTCTATTGATCTCGGCTTTTCAGGACTTCAGGACAAGTTGCAGGAAGGGGACGGCGCGACTCCGGAGGGACAGTTTCGTATCCTGCAGAAGAAAGGACCGGGATTCACCAAATTTCATAAAGCCCTCTTACTCAATTACCCAACCAATGCCCATCGTCAACGCTTCCTGGAAGCCAAGAGCAAGGGAGGCTTGCCGGCACATCGCGGAATCGGAGGCCTCATTGAAATTCATGGCCAACAACCTGATGGCAACAGCACGACGAATGGCTGCGTCGCTCTCCTTAATGCAGATATGGATGCCGTCTTTCATCTTGCTGAAGAAGGGACTCCGGTGACAATCGTCGGAGCCTTGCAACCGGACAATTGGGTGGTAAAAGCGCTTGGCGAAATCACCAACCATGCCCGCCAACGAATCCCCCTCCCTTCAGATTCCCCTACCGTCCGATATCGACACGATTATTCGAAGAAAGCCCTTTAA
- a CDS encoding transglycosylase domain-containing protein, which translates to MSMLFYIQSGPFRKPATFLASLLQSRKALTFPPIAPWVGAETTPGNSQQIEKWRNLGRLIQCLRPPYQTTHIVFLATLTFLGWAIFELNTSWLQSRLFHTISAQLTSPVQPGPSPLTVFPSSGPLDERRGYTRLPAILSKLQKKGFVIQAQAHPSAELKTISDLGISPIYREKTQSGLRIVDSHGQDLFQLSDPKQVFPNFEAIPPLLVQTLLFIENRELLDPCCPYANPAVEWDRLGQAFLTQGIRLVKNDQNVPGGSTLATQLEKFRHSPRGQTSSLQEKAKQVTAASLRIYHDDIRTQEAQKHLVLDYMNSFPLGAYPGAGEIHGFGDGLSAWFHMDLSRFDQILAGADPTSLEKMALAAATYKKGVSLLLALRRPSYYLTHIDALNEKTNTYLRLLTQAGIISPALRDLALIYPLVFAPASSRISSNTSFQDQKAPNFIRAHLQNLLGLPSLYALDHMDATVETTLDRDLQFRATTLLQHLADPVFMTDSQLTQPHLLAQGNPADIIYSLTLYERTPHGNLLRVQTDTLNQPLDLNQGSKMDLGSTAKLRTLVTYLEAIERLHHAYAGHPPQKLLELNQQSLDPLSRWTLTYLQTSSDQSLSGILKAALDRQYSASPNERFWTGGGLHTFANFNKADNGKLFTVREAFHHSVNLVFIRLMRDLVQYHTFAIPGSTAMVLKDPLNPIRRQYLQKFAQQEGRIFLYRFFEKYKGLSAEEAWQLVLSQTRLTPLRLAVLLRSIEPEQDVRAFTTSLRQTFPTIKLSPEQADRLFTQTDPRVLSLADRGYVARIHPLELWTVAFLRQHPDSGKSELARASEQELLEVYAWLFKTHRKAAQDSRIRLILEQEAFMEIHKAWKRVGYPFATLVPSLATAIGSSADRPAALTELMGILVNEGRKIPTVTIRQLHFAEGTPFETLVVPQEPDREQTLNPLVAQILRQELIEVVEHGTAIGAKGALPPTKGMTISIGGKTGTGDHRQKVYERGYRLIESRPIARTATFVFLIDDRFFGTITAQVSGPHSGDFSFTSSLPVRIFRLFAPHLHAYVIPHTLEAKSPQPFQPRS; encoded by the coding sequence ATGTCCATGCTCTTTTACATACAGTCCGGGCCATTCCGTAAACCGGCGACGTTTTTGGCATCTCTTCTCCAATCAAGAAAGGCCCTGACCTTTCCCCCTATTGCCCCTTGGGTGGGCGCTGAAACCACACCTGGTAATTCCCAACAAATCGAGAAATGGCGAAACCTGGGTCGTCTCATCCAATGCCTTCGCCCCCCTTATCAAACCACGCATATTGTCTTCCTGGCCACATTGACTTTTTTGGGCTGGGCAATATTTGAACTGAACACTTCCTGGCTGCAATCCCGTCTATTTCATACAATTTCCGCTCAACTAACCTCCCCGGTACAACCGGGCCCCTCCCCACTCACGGTGTTTCCCTCATCAGGCCCCTTGGACGAACGCCGCGGGTATACCCGACTCCCCGCTATCCTTTCGAAGCTCCAAAAGAAAGGATTCGTGATTCAGGCGCAAGCCCATCCATCGGCTGAACTCAAGACCATTTCCGATCTGGGAATCTCTCCCATCTATCGGGAAAAGACTCAGAGCGGGTTACGCATTGTGGATAGTCATGGACAGGACCTGTTTCAACTTTCTGACCCCAAGCAGGTCTTTCCCAATTTTGAGGCGATTCCCCCTTTGTTGGTTCAAACCCTGCTTTTCATTGAAAATCGAGAATTACTTGATCCCTGCTGTCCCTATGCCAATCCGGCCGTTGAATGGGACCGGTTAGGGCAAGCATTCCTCACGCAAGGTATCCGGTTGGTGAAAAACGACCAGAACGTTCCTGGGGGAAGCACTTTGGCTACGCAATTGGAGAAGTTCCGGCATTCTCCCCGAGGCCAAACCTCCTCCCTTCAGGAAAAAGCCAAACAGGTAACGGCCGCCAGTCTCCGGATTTATCACGACGACATACGCACGCAAGAAGCTCAAAAACATTTGGTCCTGGATTATATGAATTCATTCCCGCTTGGCGCGTATCCTGGTGCCGGGGAGATCCATGGATTCGGTGATGGACTATCGGCCTGGTTTCACATGGACCTCAGCCGGTTTGACCAGATTCTGGCTGGCGCTGACCCGACATCTTTGGAAAAAATGGCCTTGGCGGCAGCCACCTACAAAAAAGGAGTCAGTCTCCTCCTCGCTCTCAGGCGACCCTCCTATTACCTCACACACATTGATGCCCTGAACGAGAAAACCAATACTTACCTTCGCCTCCTGACACAGGCCGGGATTATTTCCCCTGCTTTGCGGGACCTCGCACTGATTTATCCCTTGGTCTTTGCGCCAGCATCATCAAGGATTTCAAGCAACACCTCCTTTCAGGATCAAAAGGCACCAAATTTCATACGCGCCCATTTACAAAATTTATTAGGGCTTCCAAGTCTTTATGCCTTGGACCATATGGACGCCACCGTGGAAACTACCCTGGACCGCGATCTCCAATTCCGAGCGACTACCCTCCTACAACACCTGGCAGATCCCGTCTTTATGACAGACTCCCAACTGACGCAACCGCATCTGCTTGCTCAAGGGAATCCGGCGGATATCATTTATAGCCTGACTCTCTATGAGCGAACTCCCCACGGCAATCTCCTTCGAGTGCAAACCGATACCCTCAATCAGCCATTGGATCTGAATCAGGGCTCAAAAATGGATTTGGGTTCCACAGCCAAACTTCGTACCCTGGTCACTTATCTGGAAGCCATTGAACGCCTCCATCACGCGTATGCGGGTCACCCCCCACAAAAGCTCTTGGAGCTCAACCAGCAATCCCTGGACCCACTTAGCCGGTGGACATTAACCTATCTGCAGACTTCTTCAGACCAATCCCTTTCCGGGATATTAAAAGCCGCCCTCGATCGACAGTATTCAGCGAGTCCAAACGAACGGTTTTGGACTGGGGGCGGGCTTCATACCTTTGCCAATTTCAACAAAGCCGACAACGGGAAACTGTTTACTGTCAGAGAAGCTTTTCATCACTCCGTGAATTTAGTCTTTATCCGCTTAATGCGGGATCTCGTCCAGTATCACACTTTCGCCATACCTGGATCGACCGCGATGGTCCTTAAAGACCCTCTCAATCCCATACGCCGGCAATACCTACAAAAATTCGCCCAACAGGAAGGTCGAATTTTTCTCTATCGTTTCTTCGAAAAATACAAAGGACTTTCGGCGGAAGAAGCCTGGCAGCTGGTGCTTTCCCAAACTCGGCTCACACCGCTCCGACTGGCTGTCCTCCTCCGCTCGATCGAACCTGAGCAGGATGTCCGGGCCTTCACCACATCTCTGCGACAAACATTTCCAACCATCAAGCTTTCCCCCGAGCAAGCCGACCGGCTTTTTACGCAGACTGATCCCCGCGTGCTCAGCCTTGCTGATCGAGGTTATGTCGCCCGCATCCATCCACTCGAATTGTGGACGGTTGCATTTCTCCGGCAACATCCCGATTCCGGCAAATCCGAACTCGCCCGCGCCAGTGAGCAGGAGTTGTTGGAGGTGTATGCCTGGTTATTTAAGACTCATCGCAAAGCGGCACAGGATAGTCGGATTCGACTGATTCTGGAACAAGAGGCATTCATGGAAATCCACAAAGCCTGGAAACGGGTCGGATATCCCTTTGCCACATTAGTCCCGTCGTTAGCTACCGCAATTGGGAGTTCCGCCGACCGCCCTGCGGCTTTAACCGAACTTATGGGTATTCTGGTCAACGAGGGAAGAAAAATCCCCACAGTGACAATTCGGCAACTGCACTTTGCAGAAGGAACCCCGTTTGAAACACTTGTCGTACCTCAAGAACCAGACCGGGAACAGACTTTGAACCCGCTGGTCGCTCAAATTCTTCGTCAGGAACTTATCGAAGTGGTGGAACATGGTACAGCGATCGGCGCCAAAGGCGCCTTGCCACCCACAAAGGGTATGACCATCTCGATCGGTGGGAAAACCGGAACCGGGGATCATCGTCAAAAAGTGTATGAACGAGGCTATCGATTAATTGAATCCCGCCCCATCGCCCGAACAGCCACATTTGTATTTCTCATTGACGACCGTTTTTTTGGAACCATCACGGCCCAGGTATCAGGTCCGCATTCTGGGGATTTCAGCTTTACAAGCAGTTTACCCGTCCGCATCTTTCGCTTATTTGCACCGCATCTCCACGCCTATGTCATCCCTCACACCTTAGAAGCCAAATCCCCGCAACCCTTTCAGCCACGGAGTTAA
- a CDS encoding DUF4398 domain-containing protein has protein sequence MGNVIQLLKTGTLVLALGTMLMACAEKPIQGTDSALQALQAAKQAGAEKYAPESLRVAEDEYQKAQEEIAAQDDTFVMTRNYDAANAILVKVVADAEKAKTEAIASKQMVKTEAEGAVVLAKTSLEEAKNQLAQAPTGKGTQADLQALRGDLQAAETTFAEIDAIMAMEDFIGVKAKAESVQALAARVNEQVAQAIQKTGKHKKA, from the coding sequence ATGGGAAACGTGATTCAATTATTGAAAACGGGTACGCTCGTATTGGCATTAGGCACCATGCTTATGGCCTGCGCCGAAAAACCCATTCAAGGGACTGACTCGGCCTTGCAAGCCCTTCAGGCTGCCAAGCAAGCCGGCGCGGAGAAATATGCTCCTGAATCCTTGCGTGTTGCGGAGGACGAATATCAAAAAGCCCAGGAAGAAATCGCAGCGCAGGACGATACATTTGTCATGACCCGCAACTATGATGCGGCGAATGCCATCTTAGTAAAGGTCGTAGCGGATGCCGAAAAAGCCAAAACCGAAGCCATCGCAAGCAAACAAATGGTGAAGACCGAGGCGGAAGGTGCCGTGGTACTCGCCAAAACCTCATTAGAGGAAGCCAAAAATCAGTTGGCGCAAGCGCCAACGGGCAAGGGAACCCAGGCCGATTTGCAAGCCTTACGTGGCGATCTACAAGCCGCAGAAACCACATTTGCTGAAATTGACGCCATTATGGCCATGGAAGACTTTATAGGAGTCAAGGCTAAAGCCGAATCCGTTCAAGCCTTAGCAGCCCGCGTGAATGAACAGGTCGCACAGGCCATTCAGAAGACAGGAAAACACAAGAAGGCCTAA
- a CDS encoding iron-containing redox enzyme family protein yields MSSQKLSSAQFRLKLLNLMTQKHHWAWSQFVGPTISKAQLKIHYQQEYAVYVRDFPVFLARIHGQNPPLEVRKMLAENIYEEDTGMLSLGTSHPELFLRMMQGLGFRSREFEEIRLLPATQRYRSWLDRISSSSDWVLSAAVFTIFVEGSVNDRQELFLPVKSKAPRHIHEKIAHHPLVQYQGVSHQAMDLIRAHQMVETGHRHDAYAMVVRYAGTRSHQDEILAATQKTLALWLRYRDGVARACGLKKNESEIRR; encoded by the coding sequence ATGTCCAGCCAAAAACTATCTTCAGCGCAATTTCGTCTGAAATTGCTGAATCTCATGACTCAGAAGCATCATTGGGCCTGGTCTCAATTCGTTGGGCCAACCATCTCCAAGGCGCAACTCAAAATTCATTATCAACAAGAGTATGCCGTCTATGTCCGGGACTTCCCCGTTTTTCTGGCGCGTATTCATGGGCAAAATCCTCCGTTAGAAGTCCGAAAAATGTTAGCCGAAAATATTTATGAGGAAGATACCGGGATGCTATCATTGGGGACTTCACATCCTGAACTCTTTTTGAGAATGATGCAGGGTTTAGGATTTCGCTCACGCGAATTTGAGGAGATTCGGTTATTGCCTGCCACCCAGCGCTATCGGTCCTGGTTGGACCGGATTTCTAGTAGTTCTGATTGGGTTTTAAGCGCTGCCGTTTTCACGATCTTTGTCGAAGGCAGCGTCAATGATCGACAGGAACTCTTCCTTCCGGTTAAATCCAAAGCTCCCCGGCATATTCACGAAAAGATTGCACATCATCCCCTGGTTCAATATCAGGGGGTCTCGCACCAAGCCATGGATCTTATCCGAGCGCATCAAATGGTTGAGACCGGTCATCGTCATGATGCCTATGCGATGGTGGTTCGCTATGCCGGTACTCGTTCCCATCAAGATGAAATCCTGGCCGCGACCCAAAAAACACTGGCCCTCTGGCTGCGCTATCGTGATGGAGTGGCCCGTGCTTGTGGATTAAAGAAAAACGAGAGTGAAATCCGCCGATAA